A genomic stretch from Limnobacter thiooxidans includes:
- the mfd gene encoding transcription-repair coupling factor, with translation MLSYFTSSFQLTGGHKLSLAHPPGSADAFLLAQVCSQAQEQGRLCLITCANPHDATRLQEEISLFAPALKVHYLPDWETLPYDSLSAHQDLVSERLATLYQTQQGDLDVLITAASTAIQRLAPPSFLAGSTFYFKTGDKLNEKKLREQLTIAGYSHVSQVMTPGEYCIRGGIIDLFATGTALPFRIDLFDDEIESIKTFDVDTQRSLYPVREMRLLPGREYPMDEQSRAQFRSKWRERFEGDPSKVSIYRDMGTGVASAGIEYYLPLFFEHTTALVDYLPNKELVFVQHGDVDQALQTFWADTQSRFDFLSKDIQRPILRPSEIYLNANEFFSGFENAARVNLSVSKNALVPEYSGALLPDLAADRKADDPIYKFRELVERTGAGAYKQVIMVAPSDGRRETLNQYFLEHRLKPHQTETLQGALESEQRFVLCTAVLDQGFGVHRGLEAQVAFVTEAELFSLSPRRRGARRQQERQSNVESMIRDLSELKIGDPVVHQQHGIGRYKGLISMDLGEGASEFLHLEYANGSNLFVPVAQLHVIARYSGSDPENAPVHSLGSGQWEKAKKKAAKMVRDTAAELLNLYARRALRKGHEFKLSIGDYEAFVEKFGFDETADQAAAIQAVIADMTSPRPMDRLVCGDVGFGKTEVALRAAFVSVMDGKQVVLLAPTTLLAEQHFQTFSDRFSDWPVKVVELSRFKSPKEIRDAVELINSGRADIIIGTHKVLSSDVEFSRLGLVIIDEEHRFGVRQKEALKNLRAEVDVLTLTATPIPRTLAMSMEGIRDFSVIATAPQRRLAIKTFVRRETDSVIREAVLRELKRGGQVYYLHNEVDTIENRREALEKILPEARIGIAHGQMNERDLERVMRDFYQQRFNVLLCTTIIETGIDVPTANTIVIHRADKFGLAQLHQLRGRVGRSHHQAYAYMMVNNEEGLSKNAERRLEAITMMEDLGSGFYLAMHDLEIRGAGEVLGANQSGNVHEVGFQMYTDMLNHAVRSLRAGKEPDLTAPLNVTVEINLHTPALLPEDYCPDVHERLTLYKRLASTEEMDFISEVQEELIDRFGKLPEAASALLETHRLRILAKPLGIAKIDSSTDATVIQFDAQPNVDAGKIILMIQKEKDMKLAGAERLRITRSFPKVSDRVQFLKGLIKQLV, from the coding sequence ATGCTGTCATATTTTACTTCTTCTTTTCAACTAACCGGTGGACACAAGCTCAGCTTGGCACACCCGCCCGGCAGTGCCGACGCATTTTTGCTGGCCCAAGTGTGCTCGCAAGCCCAGGAACAGGGGCGTTTGTGCCTGATCACCTGTGCAAACCCGCACGATGCCACCCGTCTGCAAGAGGAAATCTCCCTGTTTGCCCCAGCCCTGAAGGTGCATTACCTGCCAGACTGGGAAACACTACCCTATGACAGCCTGTCTGCGCACCAGGACTTGGTTTCGGAACGACTGGCCACCCTGTACCAAACCCAACAAGGCGATCTGGATGTGCTGATTACTGCGGCAAGCACCGCCATTCAGCGCCTGGCACCCCCATCATTTTTGGCGGGTAGCACTTTCTATTTCAAAACCGGCGACAAGCTGAATGAGAAAAAGCTGCGTGAGCAATTGACCATTGCGGGTTACAGCCATGTGTCTCAGGTCATGACCCCCGGTGAATACTGCATACGTGGCGGCATTATTGATTTGTTTGCGACCGGGACCGCGCTGCCTTTCCGAATTGACCTGTTTGATGACGAAATCGAGTCCATCAAGACCTTTGACGTGGACACCCAACGCAGCCTTTACCCTGTGCGGGAAATGCGTTTGTTGCCTGGCCGCGAATATCCGATGGATGAACAAAGCCGTGCACAGTTTCGCAGCAAATGGCGTGAAAGGTTTGAAGGTGATCCCTCCAAGGTTTCGATTTATCGTGACATGGGCACCGGTGTAGCCAGTGCCGGCATCGAGTATTACCTGCCCCTGTTTTTTGAACACACAACCGCTTTGGTTGACTACCTGCCCAACAAGGAACTGGTATTTGTTCAACACGGCGATGTGGACCAGGCCCTGCAAACATTCTGGGCCGACACCCAAAGCCGCTTTGATTTTTTGTCCAAGGACATTCAGCGCCCCATTCTTCGGCCTTCCGAAATTTATCTGAATGCCAATGAATTTTTCAGCGGGTTCGAGAACGCAGCACGCGTGAACCTGTCGGTTTCAAAAAATGCATTGGTGCCTGAATACAGCGGCGCTCTTCTGCCCGACCTTGCTGCAGACCGCAAAGCTGATGATCCAATCTACAAGTTCAGGGAGCTGGTTGAACGCACGGGGGCTGGCGCCTACAAACAGGTGATCATGGTTGCGCCCAGCGATGGCCGCCGCGAAACACTGAACCAGTATTTCCTCGAACACCGCCTGAAACCGCACCAAACAGAAACACTGCAAGGCGCACTGGAAAGTGAACAGCGCTTTGTGCTGTGCACGGCTGTGCTGGATCAGGGTTTTGGCGTGCACCGCGGGCTGGAAGCCCAGGTTGCATTTGTCACTGAGGCGGAACTGTTTTCACTGTCACCAAGGCGCCGCGGAGCACGCAGGCAGCAAGAGCGACAAAGCAACGTCGAATCCATGATTCGGGATTTGTCCGAATTGAAAATCGGCGACCCGGTAGTACACCAGCAACACGGTATTGGGCGCTACAAAGGCTTGATCAGCATGGACCTGGGTGAAGGCGCATCCGAATTTTTACACCTTGAATACGCCAATGGTTCCAACCTGTTTGTACCGGTTGCCCAGTTGCACGTGATTGCGCGCTACAGCGGTTCAGACCCAGAAAACGCACCCGTACATTCGCTGGGTTCTGGTCAATGGGAAAAAGCAAAAAAGAAAGCAGCCAAGATGGTGCGAGACACTGCGGCTGAACTGTTGAATCTGTATGCCCGCCGCGCCCTGCGCAAGGGTCATGAATTCAAATTGAGCATTGGTGACTACGAAGCGTTTGTCGAGAAATTCGGCTTTGATGAAACTGCAGATCAGGCTGCCGCAATTCAAGCCGTGATTGCCGACATGACCTCACCCAGACCCATGGACCGGCTTGTGTGTGGCGATGTGGGATTTGGCAAAACCGAAGTGGCTTTGCGGGCTGCGTTTGTCAGTGTCATGGATGGCAAACAGGTGGTGCTGCTGGCCCCAACCACACTGTTGGCAGAACAGCATTTCCAGACCTTTTCCGACCGCTTTTCAGACTGGCCGGTGAAAGTGGTGGAACTGTCCAGATTCAAGTCGCCCAAAGAAATTCGAGACGCCGTGGAATTGATCAACAGCGGTCGTGCCGACATCATCATCGGCACTCACAAAGTGCTGAGCTCGGACGTCGAGTTCTCACGACTTGGGCTAGTGATTATTGATGAAGAACACCGCTTCGGTGTGCGCCAGAAAGAAGCCCTGAAAAATTTGCGCGCGGAAGTGGACGTGCTAACACTAACCGCCACACCCATTCCAAGAACGCTGGCCATGAGCATGGAAGGAATCAGGGATTTCTCCGTGATTGCCACGGCGCCCCAGCGCCGCCTTGCGATCAAGACATTCGTGCGCCGTGAAACAGACAGCGTGATTCGTGAAGCCGTGTTGCGTGAATTGAAACGCGGCGGGCAGGTGTACTACCTGCACAATGAAGTCGACACCATTGAAAACCGCCGCGAAGCTTTGGAAAAAATCCTTCCCGAGGCACGCATTGGCATTGCCCACGGTCAGATGAATGAACGCGACCTTGAACGCGTCATGCGCGATTTCTACCAGCAGCGATTCAACGTGCTGTTGTGCACCACCATCATTGAAACCGGCATTGACGTGCCAACAGCCAACACCATCGTGATTCACCGGGCCGACAAATTTGGTTTGGCCCAGCTTCACCAGTTGCGTGGCCGCGTGGGTCGTTCTCACCACCAGGCCTATGCCTACATGATGGTCAACAATGAAGAAGGCCTGAGCAAAAATGCCGAGCGCCGCCTTGAAGCCATCACCATGATGGAAGACCTGGGTAGCGGTTTTTACCTGGCCATGCATGACCTTGAAATTCGGGGTGCCGGCGAAGTGCTGGGTGCCAACCAAAGCGGCAACGTACACGAGGTTGGCTTTCAAATGTACACCGACATGTTGAACCACGCCGTGCGTAGTCTGCGTGCAGGAAAAGAACCCGATTTGACCGCACCTTTGAATGTCACGGTTGAAATCAATTTGCACACCCCTGCCTTGCTGCCAGAAGATTACTGCCCGGATGTTCATGAACGCCTGACGCTGTACAAACGCCTGGCCAGCACCGAAGAAATGGATTTTATTTCTGAAGTACAGGAAGAACTGATTGACCGATTTGGCAAACTGCCTGAAGCGGCAAGCGCCCTCTTGGAAACCCACCGTTTGCGCATTCTGGCCAAACCCTTGGGTATCGCGAAGATTGACAGCTCAACCGATGCCACGGTTATTCAGTTTGACGCCCAGCCCAATGTGGACGCTGGCAAAATCATCCTGATGATCCAGAAAGAAAAAGACATGAAACTGGCTGGCGCAGAACGCCTGCGCATCACCAGGAGTTTTCCAAAAGTCAGCGACCGTGTACAGTTCCTGAAAGGTTTGATCAAACAACTGGTCTGA
- the serB gene encoding phosphoserine phosphatase SerB produces the protein MSQLFFSSPTLTSVNVHVALQALGLPTLGVDVQQQQARVQIPEGFVLSTASITDTLRPLSKNHQFDFAILENSFQVQAFKLLAMDMDSTLITIECIDEIADFAGKKKEVSEITEAAMRGEIKDFSESLNRRVALLKGVPASCLNSVFEERLRLSPGAEELIAFAKAKGWKTLLVSGGFTFFTDKMKEVLGLDYTRSNTLEIVDGHLTGRVLGTIVDADVKRETVLETCDMLGCDSSQAIVVGDGSNDLKMMEIAGASVAFRAKPVVQEKTDFCINQGGLDSICKWFEANA, from the coding sequence ATGAGCCAATTGTTTTTTTCATCACCTACACTGACAAGTGTGAATGTGCATGTAGCACTGCAAGCGCTTGGACTGCCTACGCTGGGCGTTGACGTTCAGCAGCAACAGGCCCGTGTTCAAATTCCGGAAGGCTTTGTTCTATCCACTGCGAGCATTACGGACACACTTCGCCCCTTGAGCAAAAATCACCAGTTTGATTTCGCCATCCTCGAAAATTCATTTCAAGTACAAGCATTCAAGCTGCTGGCCATGGACATGGACAGCACCCTGATTACGATTGAATGTATCGATGAAATAGCCGACTTTGCCGGCAAGAAAAAAGAAGTGTCCGAAATTACAGAAGCAGCCATGCGAGGAGAAATCAAGGATTTCTCTGAAAGCCTGAACCGCCGCGTCGCCCTACTGAAAGGCGTACCCGCCAGTTGCCTGAATTCGGTTTTCGAAGAGCGCCTTCGCCTTTCACCCGGTGCGGAAGAATTGATTGCTTTTGCAAAAGCCAAGGGCTGGAAAACATTGCTGGTCAGCGGAGGTTTTACTTTCTTCACCGATAAAATGAAAGAGGTCTTGGGGTTGGATTACACCCGCTCCAACACACTTGAAATTGTAGACGGGCACTTGACTGGTCGCGTGTTGGGCACCATTGTGGATGCCGACGTCAAGCGCGAAACAGTGCTGGAAACCTGCGATATGCTGGGCTGCGATTCATCGCAAGCCATTGTTGTGGGTGATGGCTCCAATGACCTGAAAATGATGGAAATTGCCGGAGCCAGTGTGGCATTTCGTGCCAAGCCGGTGGTGCAGGAAAAAACTGATTTCTGCATCAACCAAGGTGGACTGGACAGCATTTGCAAGTGGTTTGAAGCGAACGCTTAA
- the ispD gene encoding 2-C-methyl-D-erythritol 4-phosphate cytidylyltransferase: MARTAKYFGLVPAGGAGRRFGSDFPKQYALLGATTVLERSVQALLADPRLEKVFVVLAQGDMRGAALFEGNSKVTCLPVAGEERANTVLNALNHLLNNFIVNETDWILVHDAARPGLNSVALATLIDQASEHVAGGLLAMPVVDTLKKGNVAEEGEVVAQHTVPRSQLWTAQTPQMFRAQALSLAISECLFKGVQLTDDASAIETMGIGPLIVPGHVENMKITVADDLRVVAKLLDLNGECSQ, from the coding sequence ATGGCAAGAACTGCCAAGTACTTTGGTTTGGTGCCGGCAGGCGGTGCAGGGCGCCGTTTTGGTAGCGATTTTCCCAAACAATATGCCCTTTTGGGGGCCACCACTGTGCTCGAGCGCAGTGTTCAAGCCTTGCTGGCCGATCCCCGTCTAGAAAAGGTGTTCGTGGTGCTCGCGCAAGGTGACATGCGCGGTGCAGCCTTGTTTGAAGGCAACTCCAAGGTGACGTGTCTTCCTGTGGCTGGTGAGGAGCGTGCCAATACGGTTTTAAATGCACTGAATCATTTGCTGAACAATTTCATTGTGAATGAAACCGACTGGATCCTGGTGCATGACGCAGCGCGCCCTGGTTTGAACAGTGTGGCTCTTGCGACTTTGATTGATCAAGCCAGTGAACATGTGGCGGGTGGACTTTTGGCCATGCCTGTCGTTGATACCCTGAAGAAAGGAAACGTTGCGGAGGAGGGTGAGGTGGTTGCCCAGCACACAGTGCCGCGCAGCCAGTTGTGGACTGCGCAAACTCCCCAAATGTTTCGCGCCCAAGCCCTGAGCCTTGCAATTTCAGAATGTCTGTTCAAGGGTGTTCAATTGACCGACGACGCCAGCGCGATTGAAACCATGGGGATCGGCCCATTGATCGTACCGGGCCATGTGGAGAACATGAAAATTACCGTGGCTGACGACTTGCGCGTGGTGGCCAAATTGCTGGATTTGAACGGGGAGTGCTCTCAATGA
- a CDS encoding tetratricopeptide repeat protein: MHFFTLSLKSWCRLLGAASFLLLAVNAFATQADNQSDQGMAVYKALLPKAEAGDPEVQTTLGLMRLRGDTVPRDLRVARVWLGKAAIQQHTPAQYYLGQLLLLDVFNANPSDLDKQLTEGLGWLRRASRDQHPQSQLLYAQTLLGSQLDDPFGHSKIEAQQHLNSCAEVHLPCTRYALSRLDQGKEEEYCPSRDACDQKRRLLYTLANAEDAHARYRLSKFEGEDRMFWLRRAARLAHPQASYELADLVIRNEAPLQPEDPAVLSLLSSAAQQDVPQAMHLLGSMLVEGTRFPVNKPLGIQWLKLSAEKGFEPSRQLLMQIQTTADSKPAAEQVESAQTPENKP; this comes from the coding sequence ATGCACTTTTTCACCCTTTCGCTGAAATCATGGTGTCGCCTGCTTGGCGCAGCGAGCTTTCTCCTACTTGCTGTCAATGCCTTCGCCACACAGGCCGACAACCAGAGCGACCAGGGCATGGCTGTTTACAAGGCACTTCTGCCCAAGGCAGAAGCAGGTGACCCCGAGGTTCAAACCACGCTGGGCCTGATGCGTCTGCGTGGCGACACCGTGCCCCGCGACCTTCGCGTTGCCAGGGTGTGGCTGGGCAAAGCTGCCATTCAACAGCACACGCCAGCCCAATATTACTTGGGGCAACTGTTGCTGTTGGACGTATTCAATGCCAACCCGAGTGACCTCGACAAACAGTTGACCGAAGGGCTGGGATGGCTTCGGCGTGCATCCCGTGACCAACATCCCCAATCGCAATTGCTGTACGCACAAACCCTGCTTGGTAGCCAGCTTGATGATCCCTTTGGTCACAGCAAAATTGAAGCTCAGCAACATCTGAATTCCTGCGCAGAAGTGCACCTACCTTGCACGCGTTATGCATTGAGCCGCCTGGACCAAGGCAAGGAAGAGGAATACTGCCCCAGCAGAGACGCCTGCGACCAGAAAAGGCGTCTGCTTTATACGTTGGCGAATGCTGAAGATGCCCACGCACGCTATCGTCTGAGCAAATTTGAAGGAGAGGACAGGATGTTCTGGCTGAGGCGTGCTGCACGCCTGGCTCACCCGCAAGCCAGTTACGAACTGGCCGATCTGGTAATCCGAAATGAAGCACCTCTTCAACCCGAAGATCCTGCAGTGCTTTCCCTGCTGAGCTCAGCAGCACAACAGGATGTTCCCCAGGCCATGCACCTGCTTGGCAGCATGTTGGTGGAAGGAACCCGATTTCCGGTCAACAAACCTTTGGGCATTCAATGGTTAAAACTATCTGCCGAAAAAGGATTCGAGCCCTCAAGGCAGCTGTTGATGCAGATTCAGACCACTGCTGACAGCAAGCCCGCCGCTGAACAGGTAGAATCCGCGCAAACCCCGGAGAATAAACCATGA
- the bktB gene encoding beta-ketothiolase BktB, translating to MTREVVVVAGVRTAVGGFGGSLKDFSPTQLGAMVVKEVVARAGVSADQVGHVVFGHVVNSEPRDMYLSRVAAIEGGLDKSTPAMNVNRLCGSGLQAIVTAAQSIMLGDADVAIGGGAESMSRAPYILPAARWGARMGDMKGIDMMVGALHDPFHVIHMGVTAENVAKEFNVSREDQDALAVESHKRAANAIANGYFKEQILPIEIKSKKGPVMFDTDEHVRGDATVEGMAKLKTVFQKDGTVTAGNASGLNDGAGAVLLMERGAAEKAGMKPMARLVAYANTGVEPTIMGIGPVSATKKALAKAGLKIEDMDVVEANEAFAAQACAVTKELGMDPAKVNPNGSGISIGHPIGATGAIITVKALYELQRVQGRYALVTMCIGGGQGIAAIFERM from the coding sequence ATGACGCGTGAAGTCGTAGTTGTAGCCGGTGTGCGCACCGCAGTGGGTGGCTTTGGTGGAAGTCTGAAAGACTTCAGCCCGACACAGTTGGGTGCCATGGTTGTGAAAGAAGTGGTTGCACGCGCAGGTGTAAGCGCCGACCAGGTAGGCCATGTTGTATTTGGCCATGTAGTGAATTCAGAGCCGCGCGACATGTACCTGTCACGCGTGGCTGCCATTGAAGGCGGTCTGGATAAGTCCACGCCCGCAATGAACGTGAACCGCCTGTGCGGTTCTGGCCTGCAAGCCATTGTGACTGCTGCGCAAAGCATCATGCTGGGCGACGCCGATGTAGCCATTGGTGGCGGTGCTGAAAGCATGAGCCGTGCCCCCTACATTTTGCCCGCCGCCCGCTGGGGTGCACGCATGGGCGACATGAAAGGCATCGACATGATGGTTGGCGCACTGCATGACCCATTCCATGTGATTCACATGGGCGTGACTGCAGAAAACGTGGCCAAGGAATTCAATGTAAGCCGTGAAGACCAGGATGCCTTGGCTGTTGAAAGCCACAAACGTGCAGCCAACGCAATTGCGAACGGCTATTTCAAAGAGCAGATTCTGCCCATCGAAATCAAGAGCAAGAAAGGCCCCGTGATGTTTGACACCGATGAACATGTTCGCGGTGATGCCACAGTTGAAGGCATGGCCAAGCTGAAAACCGTGTTCCAGAAAGACGGCACCGTGACTGCGGGCAATGCTTCTGGTTTGAACGATGGCGCAGGTGCTGTGCTGTTGATGGAACGTGGCGCAGCCGAAAAAGCAGGCATGAAGCCAATGGCCCGTTTGGTGGCCTACGCCAACACAGGCGTTGAGCCGACAATTATGGGCATCGGCCCTGTGTCAGCCACCAAGAAGGCCTTGGCCAAAGCCGGTCTGAAAATTGAAGACATGGATGTGGTTGAAGCCAACGAAGCCTTTGCTGCGCAGGCTTGTGCAGTAACCAAGGAATTGGGTATGGACCCAGCCAAGGTCAATCCCAATGGCTCCGGTATTTCAATTGGCCACCCCATTGGTGCAACTGGTGCCATCATTACAGTGAAAGCGTTGTATGAATTGCAGCGTGTTCAGGGTCGTTATGCATTGGTCACCATGTGTATTGGTGGTGGACAGGGCATTGCGGCGATTTTCGAACGCATGTAA